In Ischnura elegans chromosome 9, ioIscEleg1.1, whole genome shotgun sequence, the following proteins share a genomic window:
- the LOC124165679 gene encoding alpha-1,3/1,6-mannosyltransferase ALG2, translating to MVKVLFLHPDLGIGGAERLVIDAALALKAKGHDVSFVTTHHDTSHCFKETKDGTLPVKVVGDWIPRNICGRFYALFAYMRMIYAAFYVAFFTDQRPDVVFCDIVSACIPILRLNRSLRVLFYCHFPDQLLSKPEGLLKRLYRIPIDWLEEISTGCAHKVLVNSNFTAGVFASTFKRLSGKVTPSVLYPCVDFSKFETVSLDSKNDALKEIGVSTDAVVLLSINRYERKKNLFLAIDTLKYLKDAIPGNVWETVYLVMAGGYDLRVTENIDHLDELIAHSKKLGVADKVIFLKSPSDHLKVGLLHTACCLLYTPSGEHFGIVPIEAMSAGCPVVAVNVGGPTETVVDGVTGFLCDSSADSFGDALVKCILNPSLRKKMGEEGKRHVKSSFSSETFADSLNAEVESLLSGIKSIAKEN from the exons ATGGTTAAAGTCCTGTTCCTGCACCCGGACTTGGGCATCGGTGGAGCTGAGAGGCTTGTGATTGACGCAGCCCTCGCGTTAAAAGCTAAAGGTCATGATGTAAGTTTCGTCACGACTCATCATGATACCTCTCACTGTTTCAAAGAGACCAAGGATGGTACATTACCTGTGAAAGTGGTCGGTGACTGGATACCCAGAAACATTTGTGGTCGGTTTTATGCGCTGTTTGCCTACATGCGTATGATATATGCCGCCTTTTATGTAGCATTTTTCACTGATCAAAGGCCAGATGTTGTATTTTGTGACATAGTGTCGGCATGCATTCCAATTCTGAGGCTAAATAGGAGCTTACGTGTTCTTTTCTATTGCCACTTCCCTGATCAGTTGCTGAGTAAACCTGAAGGGTTATTAAAAAGACTGTACAGAATTCCTATTGACTGGTTGGAAGAGATATCTACTGGATGTGCCCACAAGGTTCTCGTAAACAGCAATTTCACTGCCGGCGTTTTTGCATCTACTTTTAAAAGGCTCTCAGGCAAAGTGACTCCCTCGGTTCTTTATCCGTGTGTTGATTTTTCCAAGTTTGAAACAGTTTCACTAGATTCTAAGAATGATGCTCTCAAGGAAATCGGCGTTTCTACGGATGCTGTGGTATTATTATCAATTAACAGATATGAAAGGAAGAAGAATCTATTCCTGGCCATCGACACCCTGAAATACTTGAAGGACGCCATTCCAG GAAATGTTTGGGAGACGGTATACCTCGTCATGGCTGGTGGGTACGACTTGAGGGTAACTGAAAATATTGACCACCTAGATGAATTGATAGCTCACTCTAAGAAATTGGGTGTTGCTGATAAAGTCATCTTTCTCAAGTCTCCATCTGACCATCTCAAG GTGGGTTTGCTACACACTGCCTGCTGTTTGCTGTATACTCCATCTGGTGAGCATTTTGGCATTGTCCCGATTGAAGCGATGAGTGCAGGGTGTCCAGTGGTTGCTGTTAATGTAGGAGGACCAACAGAGACCGTTGTTGATGGTGTCACAGGCTTCCTCTGTGACTCATCTGCAGATTCATTTGGTGATGCTCTTGTGAAATGCATTCTGAATCCAAGTTTGCGAAAGAAAATGGGGGAAGAAGGAAAAAGGCATGTTAAGTCATCATTTTCTAGTGAAACCTTTGCTGATTCATTGAATGCAGAAGTTGAGTCTTTGCTTTCGGGGATAAAATCAATCGCAAAGGAAAATTAA